In one Solanum lycopersicum chromosome 11, SLM_r2.1 genomic region, the following are encoded:
- the LOC138339603 gene encoding gibberellin 20 oxidase 2-like, translated as MDPFHQQTNTPKEFIYLKEDSIQAQEELNEPIIDLIGDINSVSMLVKTACLNHGFFQVINHGVDSQLINMAHAHVNHFFKLPLEVKLKVQKQHGSLWGYSSAHAERFTSRLPWKETLSFNFHENCGSNKGGIVVDFFESSLGKEFEQMGLVFERYCKEMKRVGLTIMEILGISLGLEKCYYKEFFKDTSSIMRCNFYPTCQDPNLVFGTPPHCDFNSFTILHQDQVGGLEVFVDNKWKSIQPRHDALVINIGDTFTALSNGIYKSCLHRAIVKRQVERISLAFFLCPKEDKVIVPPQHLLVSNSRIYPDFT; from the exons ATGGACCCTTTTCATCAACAAACCAACACACCTAAAGAATTCATTTATCTAAAAGAAGACTCAATACAAGCACAAGAAGAGCTAAATGAGCCAATAATAGACCTAATTGGAGACATCAATTCTGTGTCCATGCTTGTGAAAACAGCTTGCTTGAACCATGGATTCTTTCAAGTTATAAACCATGGAGTTGATTCTCAATTAATTAACATGGCTCATGCTCATGTCAATCATTTCTTTAAGCTTCCATTAGAAGTAAAACTAAAGGTTCAAAAACAACATGGTAGTTTATGGGGTTATTCAAGTGCCCATGCAGAGAGATTTACTTCAAGACTGCCATGGAAAGAAACATTATCCttcaattttcatgaaaattgtGGCTCTAATAAGGGTGGTATTGTTGTTGATTTCTttgaatcttcacttggaaAAGAATTTGAACAAATGGG ATTGGTGTTTGAGAGATACTGCAAGGAAATGAAGAGAGTAGGACTTACAATCATGGAGATACTTGGTATAAGCCTTGGTTTAGAAAAATGTTACTACAAAGAATTTTTCAAAGATACAAGTTCTATAATGAGATGTAATTTCTATCCAACTTGTCAAGATCCTAATTTAGTCTTTGGAACTCCACCTCATTGTGATTTTAATTCATTTACAATTCTTCATCAAGATCAAGTTGGAGGATTGGAAGTCTTTGTTGATAACAAATGGAAATCAATCCAACCTAGGCATGATGCACTTGTCATCAATATTGGTGACACTTTTACG GCACTATCAAATGGAATATACAAAAGTTGCTTGCACAGAGCAATTGTAAAGAGACAAGTTGAAAGGATATCTTTGGCTTTTTTCTTGTGTCCAAAGGAAGACAAAGTGATAGTACCCCCACAACATCTTCTTGTTTCCAACTCAAGAATTTATCCCGACTTCACATGA